A single genomic interval of Alistipes provencensis harbors:
- a CDS encoding FimB/Mfa2 family fimbrial subunit: MKILSKILFAMAAAALSAGCINEDMSDCPPPFNAELTFSYLGDGQDAAMFSRAIDGVTLFVFDRAGGQNVLQKTIGKADLNRFQGTQLYLPAGDYRIVCWGNAFDDTELLSGSLSGGRVHAPAYGAGGRIATNDHLYYGDYDITVPAAANAPEKVTGDIPFRGAHIDMNVYVKGFGQSSDPATWPVVEIGNLMPQYDIQMNAVQPFGTTYHPVVAWDGAKKSMSSGFQVLRFADDNPVTVTVREPAPDNTVKAVVDLRKYMADNSLTVDNLHEAAVDMLIEFTDLGISVTVPDWTSTGTEPEI; encoded by the coding sequence ATGAAAATACTGTCGAAAATCCTTTTTGCCATGGCCGCAGCCGCTTTGTCCGCAGGCTGTATTAACGAGGACATGAGCGATTGTCCGCCCCCGTTCAATGCCGAACTTACGTTCAGCTACCTCGGCGACGGTCAGGACGCGGCGATGTTCTCCCGAGCGATCGACGGAGTGACGCTGTTCGTTTTCGACAGGGCGGGCGGACAGAATGTCCTGCAGAAAACGATCGGCAAGGCCGACCTGAACCGGTTTCAGGGAACCCAGCTCTACCTGCCCGCGGGCGATTATCGGATCGTCTGCTGGGGCAATGCCTTCGACGACACGGAACTGCTTTCCGGCAGTCTCTCCGGAGGCCGCGTGCATGCGCCTGCGTATGGCGCCGGTGGCAGGATCGCCACCAACGATCACCTCTATTACGGTGATTACGACATAACGGTTCCGGCGGCCGCCAATGCGCCGGAGAAAGTGACGGGAGACATTCCGTTCAGGGGCGCGCATATCGACATGAATGTCTATGTCAAGGGCTTCGGCCAATCGTCCGACCCGGCTACATGGCCGGTGGTGGAGATCGGCAACCTGATGCCCCAATACGATATCCAGATGAACGCCGTACAGCCTTTCGGCACGACGTATCATCCCGTGGTGGCTTGGGACGGCGCGAAAAAGTCCATGTCCTCCGGTTTTCAGGTCCTGCGTTTCGCCGACGACAATCCGGTGACGGTCACCGTCCGCGAACCCGCGCCCGACAATACCGTCAAAGCGGTGGTCGACCTGCGCAAATACATGGCCGACAACAGCCTCACCGTGGACAACCTGCACGAAGCGGCGGTCGACATGCTGATCGAATTCACCGACCTCGGAATTTCGGTCACGGTCCCCGACTGGACCTCGACCGGCACGGAACCGGAAATTTAG
- a CDS encoding FecR family protein, translated as MEQTDMDDLLSKIVLKTPANRHMEEIGEILARKRAASRRNETFRHRLTLWGVAASVVVITVVSSLIHFSETDFESGGEELVHLLPDNSEVIVMPDSRVSYNRFTWLFNRRVRLEGEAVFSVTHGPRFSVGTRQGEVVVLGTRFRVKQQEYDLLVVCYEGSVRVVVPVGELVLQPGQKVLYDSAGVRLSDIAEPLPPVLSFNAVPLEEVIRSIEEIFGVSVTGQEPYETIVFTGFITTSDLNETLEAVFRACGIPYQVSGNEISLR; from the coding sequence ATGGAGCAAACTGATATGGACGACTTGTTGTCGAAGATTGTACTGAAGACTCCGGCAAACCGGCATATGGAGGAGATCGGCGAGATTCTGGCCCGCAAACGCGCCGCCAGCCGCCGCAATGAAACCTTCCGCCACAGGCTGACGTTGTGGGGCGTGGCGGCTTCCGTCGTCGTGATAACGGTGGTGAGCAGCCTGATCCACTTTTCGGAGACCGATTTCGAGAGCGGGGGAGAGGAGCTGGTCCACCTGCTGCCCGACAACTCCGAGGTCATCGTCATGCCCGATTCCCGGGTGTCGTACAACCGTTTCACATGGCTTTTCAACCGCCGGGTCCGGCTCGAGGGCGAGGCCGTGTTCTCCGTCACGCACGGGCCCCGCTTCAGCGTGGGAACCCGTCAGGGCGAGGTCGTCGTTCTGGGAACGCGCTTCCGTGTGAAGCAGCAGGAATACGACCTGCTGGTCGTGTGCTACGAAGGATCGGTGCGGGTCGTCGTTCCCGTCGGGGAACTGGTGCTGCAACCCGGCCAGAAAGTCCTTTACGACTCGGCCGGCGTCCGGCTTTCGGACATTGCCGAGCCGCTGCCGCCCGTCCTGTCGTTCAATGCCGTTCCGCTCGAAGAGGTCATCCGGAGCATCGAAGAGATCTTCGGCGTCTCGGTGACCGGGCAGGAACCCTATGAAACCATCGTATTCACCGGGTTTATCACCACCTCCGATCTGAACGAGACGCTCGAGGCCGTTTTCCGGGCCTGCGGCATCCCGTATCAGGTTTCCGGAAATGAAATATCGTTGAGGTGA
- a CDS encoding RNA polymerase sigma factor: MDHHFWNLIREGDEHAFRTLYNLYEDRLFRYGMGIAYDEELINHAIQTLFTYLFERRRSISVPVSPFAYLASSLRRLVLKEVGKRRNDCLSIDDVQVSGYDFDLEIDAEATMVRTECTEQTIRALQGALNGLTNMQREIIYLKYYEGLDNKSISEITGYADKTIRNVASTALARLRKDKMLGQAYG, translated from the coding sequence ATGGATCATCACTTTTGGAATTTGATCCGCGAGGGCGATGAGCACGCCTTCAGGACACTATACAATCTGTATGAGGACAGATTATTCCGGTATGGAATGGGAATCGCGTATGACGAAGAGCTGATAAACCATGCCATTCAGACACTGTTTACCTATCTGTTCGAGCGGCGGCGGAGTATTTCCGTGCCTGTGTCGCCGTTCGCCTACTTGGCCAGTTCGCTGCGCCGGTTGGTGCTGAAAGAGGTGGGAAAACGACGCAACGACTGCCTGTCGATCGACGACGTGCAGGTCTCGGGTTATGATTTCGATCTGGAGATCGACGCCGAGGCCACGATGGTCCGGACGGAATGTACCGAGCAGACGATCCGGGCCCTGCAGGGGGCGCTGAACGGACTTACGAATATGCAAAGAGAGATTATATATCTGAAGTACTACGAGGGATTGGACAACAAGAGCATTTCCGAAATCACGGGATATGCCGACAAGACGATCCGCAATGTGGCCTCCACGGCACTTGCCCGCTTACGGAAAGACAAGATGCTTGGTCAGGCGTACGGGTGA
- a CDS encoding DUF3868 domain-containing protein: protein MKKIRMILLAACPALAFPFADGMAQMRQGNVTVQVNELAQRGDSLYVDMAVTTRGRNVPSRMSADFTPVLASGEHSLALPAVSLMGRNSYKNHRRALALMSEKERAAYEKSAPYYVVPDYKGDSRMDYRLALPYESWMSSAQLSLQKNDCGCGKSSVTDVRLLAGKVDLEEVIVIERYLIEPHLAYIQPEAEAVKSRAEQGESFLDFAVGKTNINPEFGRNATELEKIRRMIDLVQDDKDVTINRISITGYASPEGSLAMNERLSEGRAKALRDYLQSRYPSIPGSLYSVYFGGENWDDLVKALQTSDMPDRQAVLDIIDRYSITQGREAKLMALKGGTPWRYMLREMFPALRKVTVMVDYNVRNFDIEEAKAVVKTRPQNLSLNELYLVANTYEPGSADFNSLFETAVRLYPESAAATVNAAVSALERRDFVGAERYLRSVKSPDRIPECDNAWGLLLMLRDQDYDRAGAYFEAAQAAGLGAAQQNLAEIARLRKNLDQIREAELKNRK from the coding sequence ATGAAAAAAATACGCATGATCTTGTTGGCGGCATGTCCGGCGCTGGCCTTTCCCTTTGCAGACGGCATGGCCCAGATGCGGCAGGGCAATGTCACCGTGCAGGTGAACGAACTTGCCCAGCGCGGCGATTCGCTCTACGTCGATATGGCCGTGACGACCCGGGGACGGAACGTCCCTTCGCGGATGAGCGCGGATTTCACACCGGTGCTCGCCTCCGGAGAGCATTCGCTGGCCCTGCCCGCCGTTTCGCTCATGGGGCGCAACAGCTACAAGAACCACCGCCGCGCACTGGCGCTGATGAGCGAGAAGGAGCGTGCGGCCTATGAAAAATCGGCTCCGTATTATGTGGTGCCGGATTATAAAGGCGACAGCCGGATGGACTACCGTCTGGCGCTGCCTTACGAGTCGTGGATGTCGTCGGCGCAGTTGAGCCTTCAGAAGAATGACTGCGGCTGCGGCAAATCCAGCGTTACGGACGTGCGCCTGCTGGCCGGCAAAGTGGATCTGGAGGAGGTGATCGTCATCGAGCGCTATCTTATCGAACCCCATCTTGCCTATATACAGCCCGAAGCCGAGGCGGTGAAGAGCCGTGCCGAGCAGGGCGAATCGTTCCTCGACTTTGCCGTCGGGAAGACCAACATCAACCCCGAATTCGGCCGCAACGCGACGGAACTGGAGAAGATCCGCCGGATGATCGATCTCGTGCAGGACGACAAGGATGTGACGATCAACCGTATCTCCATTACGGGCTACGCCTCTCCCGAGGGATCGCTGGCCATGAACGAACGCCTGTCCGAAGGCCGCGCGAAAGCGCTCCGGGACTATTTGCAGAGTCGTTACCCCTCGATTCCCGGGTCGCTCTATTCGGTCTACTTCGGCGGCGAGAACTGGGACGACCTCGTGAAGGCGCTCCAGACCTCCGACATGCCCGACCGGCAGGCCGTGCTCGACATCATCGACCGCTATTCGATCACCCAGGGCCGCGAGGCGAAGCTGATGGCCCTCAAGGGCGGCACTCCGTGGCGTTACATGCTCCGGGAGATGTTCCCCGCCCTGCGTAAGGTGACGGTCATGGTGGATTACAACGTGCGGAATTTCGATATCGAGGAGGCGAAGGCCGTAGTGAAGACCCGTCCCCAGAACCTGAGCCTGAACGAGCTCTATCTGGTCGCCAACACCTACGAACCGGGATCGGCGGATTTCAACAGCCTGTTTGAAACCGCCGTGCGGCTCTACCCCGAAAGCGCCGCTGCGACCGTCAATGCGGCGGTCTCGGCCCTCGAACGACGCGATTTCGTCGGCGCCGAGCGGTACCTGCGGAGCGTGAAGTCCCCGGACCGGATTCCCGAATGCGACAATGCATGGGGACTGCTGCTGATGCTGCGTGATCAGGATTACGACCGCGCCGGAGCCTATTTCGAAGCGGCGCAGGCCGCGGGCCTCGGGGCCGCACAGCAGAATCTTGCCGAGATCGCACGCCTGCGGAAGAATCTCGACCAGATCCGGGAAGCGGAGCTGAAGAACCGAAAATAA
- a CDS encoding DUF3575 domain-containing protein: MRKALMLVLVTICFGCYGAYAQKAAVKTNLLYDATSTLNLGVEFGLARRWTLDVSGNYNPWTFSENRKMKHWLVQPEVRWWSCTRFSGHFVGLHALGGGYNWGGMLPWGFNTGKMFGSVRNENIRNHRYEGWLVGAGVSYGYHWVLGNRWGLEATVGVGYAYLDYDKYPCAKCGRKIGSETQHYFGPTKAGITLIFMIK, encoded by the coding sequence ATGAGAAAAGCTTTGATGCTGGTCCTTGTGACGATATGCTTCGGCTGTTACGGGGCGTATGCTCAGAAAGCGGCGGTCAAGACCAACCTGCTTTACGACGCGACCTCGACGCTGAATCTGGGCGTGGAGTTCGGCCTTGCGCGCCGGTGGACGCTGGACGTCTCGGGGAACTACAATCCGTGGACCTTTTCGGAGAACCGGAAGATGAAACACTGGCTCGTCCAGCCGGAGGTTCGCTGGTGGAGTTGTACCCGTTTTTCGGGCCACTTCGTCGGACTGCACGCGCTCGGCGGCGGATACAACTGGGGCGGGATGCTGCCTTGGGGCTTCAACACGGGCAAAATGTTCGGTTCGGTCCGCAACGAAAATATCCGGAACCACCGCTACGAAGGCTGGCTCGTCGGCGCGGGCGTGAGCTACGGCTACCATTGGGTGCTGGGCAACCGCTGGGGCCTCGAGGCGACGGTCGGCGTGGGCTATGCCTACCTCGATTACGACAAATATCCGTGCGCCAAGTGCGGCCGGAAGATCGGCAGCGAGACGCAGCACTATTTCGGCCCCACCAAGGCGGGTATCACCCTGATATTCATGATTAAATAA
- a CDS encoding anaerobic sulfatase-maturation protein, whose amino-acid sequence MKNKDIFTFRDAEKQAGPVAFSTMLKPAGSACNLDCHYCYYLDKAVQYGGKQAVMSDELLELYVKQYIGANDVDTVQFCWHGGEPLLLGVDFYRRAMAFQQKYADGKRIENTLQTNGTLVDEAWCDLFAGNNFLVGISLDGPQDIHDTFRLTKGGKPTFERVMQTISMFQRSGVEYNTLSVVNRLCEGRGGEIYRFFRDTVHSRYMQFLPAVEHVVDKPGFHRPLIVSPEREGARLAEWSVTAGGYGQFLCDVFDEWVVSDVGRCYVQMFDATLAQWCGVQPGVCSMGETCGDALVVEHNGDVYSCDHFVYPEYKLGNIRETPLAEIYRSRKRVDFGLAKRNALPAECLRCKYYFACRGECPKHRFETGSDGCRKNSLCEGLYRYFRHAEPYMDYMRELLSKQQAPAWVVPFARKRMGLM is encoded by the coding sequence ATGAAAAACAAGGATATCTTCACTTTCCGCGATGCGGAGAAGCAGGCGGGGCCCGTCGCTTTCTCGACGATGCTCAAACCGGCCGGCTCGGCGTGCAACCTCGACTGCCACTACTGCTACTACCTCGACAAAGCCGTGCAGTACGGCGGCAAACAGGCCGTCATGAGCGACGAGCTGCTCGAACTTTACGTCAAACAATACATCGGGGCCAACGACGTCGACACGGTGCAGTTCTGCTGGCACGGCGGCGAACCGCTGCTGCTGGGCGTGGACTTCTACCGCCGGGCGATGGCCTTTCAGCAGAAATACGCCGACGGCAAGCGGATCGAGAACACCCTCCAGACCAACGGTACGCTGGTCGACGAGGCATGGTGCGACCTCTTTGCCGGGAATAATTTCTTGGTGGGCATCTCGCTCGATGGTCCGCAGGACATCCACGATACGTTCCGCCTGACGAAAGGTGGCAAGCCGACTTTCGAGCGCGTGATGCAGACGATCTCGATGTTCCAGCGCAGCGGTGTGGAGTACAATACGCTGAGCGTGGTGAACCGGCTGTGCGAGGGGCGCGGCGGGGAGATTTACCGCTTCTTCCGCGACACGGTCCACAGCCGCTACATGCAGTTCCTGCCCGCCGTGGAGCATGTCGTCGACAAACCGGGCTTCCACCGCCCGCTGATCGTCTCGCCCGAGCGGGAGGGGGCGCGGCTGGCCGAATGGTCCGTAACGGCCGGCGGCTACGGCCAATTCCTGTGCGACGTCTTCGACGAGTGGGTCGTGAGCGACGTGGGGCGCTGCTATGTGCAAATGTTCGACGCCACGCTGGCCCAGTGGTGCGGCGTGCAGCCGGGCGTCTGCTCGATGGGCGAGACGTGCGGCGACGCGCTGGTCGTGGAGCACAACGGCGATGTCTACTCGTGCGACCATTTCGTCTATCCCGAATACAAGCTGGGCAATATCCGCGAGACGCCGCTGGCGGAGATCTACCGCTCGCGCAAGCGGGTGGATTTCGGGCTGGCCAAACGCAATGCGCTGCCCGCCGAGTGCCTGCGGTGCAAATACTACTTCGCCTGCCGGGGCGAGTGCCCGAAACACCGTTTCGAGACGGGGTCCGACGGATGCCGCAAAAACTCGCTCTGTGAGGGGCTGTACCGCTATTTCCGCCATGCGGAACCTTATATGGATTACATGCGCGAGCTGTTGTCGAAACAGCAGGCCCCGGCGTGGGTCGTGCCGTTCGCCCGCAAGCGCATGGGGCTGATGTAA
- a CDS encoding DUF3575 domain-containing protein, translating to MLRPVADLPAPGSGYLPTWAVKTNLLYDATRTLNLGMEFGLARRWTLDVSGNYNPWTFSENRKMKHWLVQPEARWWSCTRFSGHFVGFHAHGGGYNWGGMLPWGIRPGEGLRNHRYQGWLAGAGVSYGYHWALGNRWGLEATVGVGYAYLDYDEYPCERCGRKTGSATEHYFGPTKAGITLIFMIK from the coding sequence ATTCTGCGTCCTGTGGCCGACTTGCCGGCGCCCGGAAGCGGGTATCTGCCGACATGGGCGGTCAAGACCAATCTGCTGTACGATGCGACCCGGACACTTAACCTCGGCATGGAGTTCGGCCTTGCGCGCCGGTGGACGCTGGATGTTTCGGGAAATTACAATCCGTGGACCTTTTCGGAGAACCGGAAGATGAAGCATTGGCTCGTCCAGCCGGAGGCCCGCTGGTGGAGCTGTACTCGTTTTTCGGGACACTTCGTGGGGTTTCACGCACACGGCGGCGGATACAACTGGGGCGGGATGCTGCCGTGGGGAATCCGTCCGGGCGAGGGGCTCCGCAACCACCGCTATCAGGGCTGGCTTGCCGGCGCGGGCGTGAGCTACGGCTACCATTGGGCGCTGGGTAACCGCTGGGGCCTCGAGGCGACGGTCGGTGTGGGTTATGCCTATCTCGATTACGACGAATACCCGTGCGAACGCTGCGGCCGGAAAACGGGCAGCGCCACCGAACATTATTTCGGTCCCACCAAGGCGGGTATCACGCTGATTTTCATGATTAAATAA